A portion of the Eubacterium maltosivorans genome contains these proteins:
- the galE gene encoding UDP-glucose 4-epimerase GalE has protein sequence MKVLVCGGAGYIGSHVVRALLDKDYEVVVLDNLSTGHRQSVPQGAVLEVGDIRDAACLERLFLRHEVDCVMHFCANSLVGESMEKPIEYYDNNVYGTLCLLRSMVNNDIKHFIFSSTAATYGEPERLPIDEDTPKHPTNTYGETKLAVEKMLHWMEVAYGLHYKVFRYFNASGAHPSGEIGEDHAPETHLIPLILKTAQGIRDKIYVFGDDYDTPDGSCIRDYIHVMDIAEAHILGMEDLVKSETSDVYNLGNGNGFSVLEVIEKVKTVTGKDFQVEITDRRAGDPGVLIASSEKAQKALGWSPANSSLEYIIETAWKWHQGHPDGYGLV, from the coding sequence ATGAAAGTTTTAGTTTGTGGTGGGGCCGGCTATATCGGGTCCCATGTAGTCAGGGCACTTTTAGACAAGGATTATGAGGTGGTGGTGCTGGATAATTTATCCACGGGGCACCGCCAGTCCGTCCCGCAGGGCGCAGTGCTGGAGGTCGGCGATATTCGCGATGCAGCCTGTCTTGAAAGACTGTTTTTACGTCATGAGGTTGACTGCGTTATGCATTTCTGTGCAAACTCACTGGTGGGTGAAAGCATGGAAAAGCCCATTGAGTATTATGATAATAATGTTTACGGGACGCTGTGCCTGCTGCGTTCCATGGTCAACAATGATATTAAGCATTTTATTTTCTCATCGACCGCGGCAACCTACGGCGAGCCTGAGCGTCTGCCCATTGATGAGGATACGCCTAAGCACCCTACCAACACCTATGGCGAAACAAAGCTGGCGGTTGAAAAAATGCTGCATTGGATGGAAGTTGCCTACGGACTTCATTACAAGGTGTTCCGCTATTTCAATGCTTCCGGTGCACACCCGAGCGGAGAGATTGGCGAGGACCACGCGCCCGAAACCCATCTGATCCCATTGATTTTAAAAACAGCACAGGGCATCCGTGATAAGATTTATGTCTTTGGTGATGATTATGATACCCCTGACGGAAGTTGTATCCGCGATTATATCCATGTAATGGACATCGCGGAAGCCCACATTCTGGGTATGGAGGATCTGGTTAAATCTGAAACCAGCGATGTTTATAATCTAGGCAATGGCAATGGTTTTTCAGTTTTGGAAGTGATTGAAAAGGTTAAGACTGTTACCGGAAAAGATTTTCAGGTTGAAATCACAGACCGCCGGGCAGGCGACCCGGGAGTCTTAATTGCCAGTTCAGAAAAAGCCCAGAAAGCACTGGGCTGGTCACCGGCAAACTCATCACTCGAGTATATCATCGAAACCGCCTGGAAATGGCATCAGGGGCATCCTGACGGCTATGGCCTCGTTTAA
- the iorA gene encoding indolepyruvate ferredoxin oxidoreductase subunit alpha, with the protein MKKLLTGNEAIARGAWEAGVKFATAYPGTPSTEILENVATYDGIVSEWAPNEKVAVEAAAGASIAGIRTLAAMKHVGVNVAADPIFTFAYLGVNGGSVIVTADEPGMHSSQNEQDNRNYARHAKMPMFEPSDSQEAKDMLKEAYEVSETYDCPVLYRMTTRVCHSKSIVECEDRVEVDDKEYVKDIMKNCPLPAHARVMQVKLAKNFEKLAEYTETSKWNYIEDNQKEIGVIASGVAFRYAKEVFGDTASYLKLGFSYPLPKKLIAEFAGKVKKIYVLEENDPILETEIKAMGIDVIGKDVFPTMGELTPERIREALYGKSEVTLAPDPEKIVGRPPAFCAGCPHRGIFYELGRRKNIMIFSDIGCYSLGLTPPYNATDAMICMGASISGGHGVAKAMDIKNNDMKVVSVIGDSTFFHSGMTSLMDVTYNKSNVLTVILDNRITGMTGHQENPGSGFDLKGEPAPIMDIETIVRALGVKNVRTVDPNNLEETDAALDWGLSNDEASVIITRWPCALKRFSQADKEEFPEAFKRHCKVDTDLCIGCKKCLKSGCPALAFNSTVPKKSGILEESCLGCEVCLQICPKHAIYVEEEK; encoded by the coding sequence ATGAAGAAATTATTAACAGGTAATGAAGCCATTGCCCGTGGTGCCTGGGAAGCCGGCGTTAAGTTCGCCACCGCCTATCCGGGAACACCAAGTACAGAAATCCTTGAAAATGTAGCGACCTATGATGGCATTGTTTCCGAATGGGCGCCAAATGAAAAAGTAGCGGTTGAAGCGGCTGCTGGTGCTTCAATTGCCGGTATCCGTACACTTGCTGCAATGAAACATGTTGGGGTAAACGTTGCGGCTGACCCGATTTTTACTTTTGCCTATCTTGGCGTTAACGGGGGCTCTGTTATCGTAACAGCCGACGAACCAGGCATGCACTCATCTCAGAATGAGCAGGATAATCGAAACTACGCGCGCCATGCAAAAATGCCGATGTTTGAGCCGTCTGACAGCCAGGAAGCTAAGGATATGCTTAAGGAAGCCTATGAAGTAAGTGAAACCTATGACTGCCCAGTGCTTTACCGCATGACTACCCGTGTCTGTCATTCAAAATCCATTGTCGAATGTGAGGACCGTGTGGAAGTGGACGATAAAGAATATGTAAAAGATATTATGAAAAACTGTCCGCTGCCGGCTCATGCCCGTGTTATGCAGGTTAAGCTTGCCAAAAATTTTGAAAAGCTGGCAGAATATACCGAAACCTCTAAATGGAATTATATCGAAGATAATCAGAAGGAAATTGGCGTTATCGCGTCTGGCGTGGCTTTCCGTTATGCAAAGGAAGTTTTTGGCGATACGGCCTCTTATCTGAAACTGGGATTTTCTTATCCACTTCCCAAGAAGCTGATTGCTGAATTTGCAGGCAAAGTTAAAAAGATCTATGTTCTTGAAGAAAATGATCCGATTCTTGAAACCGAAATTAAAGCCATGGGCATTGACGTTATTGGAAAAGATGTGTTCCCAACCATGGGCGAGCTGACACCGGAACGCATCCGTGAAGCCCTCTATGGTAAAAGCGAAGTGACCCTTGCGCCCGATCCTGAAAAAATTGTCGGCCGTCCGCCGGCATTCTGCGCAGGCTGTCCGCACCGCGGTATTTTCTACGAGCTGGGCCGCCGTAAAAATATTATGATTTTCAGTGATATCGGATGCTATTCCCTGGGCTTAACACCGCCCTACAACGCTACAGACGCGATGATCTGCATGGGTGCCAGCATCAGCGGGGGACACGGTGTGGCAAAGGCCATGGATATTAAGAATAACGATATGAAAGTCGTTTCTGTCATCGGCGATTCAACTTTCTTCCACTCTGGAATGACCAGTCTTATGGATGTTACCTATAATAAGAGCAATGTTCTGACTGTTATCTTGGACAACCGTATTACCGGCATGACCGGCCATCAGGAAAACCCGGGCAGCGGCTTTGACTTAAAGGGCGAACCGGCGCCAATTATGGATATCGAAACCATTGTCCGCGCACTTGGCGTTAAAAATGTCCGTACGGTTGATCCAAACAATCTGGAAGAAACTGACGCGGCGCTTGACTGGGGTCTGTCAAATGATGAAGCCTCTGTCATTATCACGCGCTGGCCATGTGCGCTCAAGCGTTTTTCTCAGGCCGATAAGGAAGAGTTCCCAGAAGCCTTTAAGCGCCACTGCAAGGTCGATACCGATCTCTGTATCGGCTGTAAGAAATGCCTGAAATCCGGCTGTCCTGCTTTAGCCTTTAACTCTACCGTACCGAAAAAATCCGGTATTCTGGAAGAATCCTGTCTGGGCTGTGAGGTTTGCCTGCAGATCTGCCCGAAACATGCCATTTATGTAGAGGAGGAAAAGTAG
- a CDS encoding indolepyruvate oxidoreductase subunit beta, protein MKTKNILLVGVGGQGTITAAKLLTTGLMEAGYDVKMSEIHGMSQRGGSVSSQVRYGDDVQSPVIEMGTADIIVAFEKMEALRYIDFLKEDGKIIVNDAEIWPLPVVIGKATYPEKILETLQEKADVRVMNASAMAEEMGNLKVMNVILLGAIIKSMGLQDIEWDEIIRNNVKPKFVDLNIKAMAVGMDAVN, encoded by the coding sequence ATGAAAACAAAAAATATATTATTGGTTGGTGTTGGCGGCCAGGGAACCATCACAGCGGCAAAACTGCTGACCACGGGTCTGATGGAAGCCGGCTATGACGTAAAGATGAGTGAAATCCATGGTATGAGCCAGCGTGGCGGCTCCGTTTCATCTCAGGTCCGCTATGGGGATGACGTCCAGTCACCAGTTATCGAGATGGGAACAGCGGACATCATTGTTGCTTTTGAAAAAATGGAAGCACTGCGTTATATTGACTTCTTAAAGGAAGACGGAAAGATTATTGTCAACGATGCAGAGATATGGCCGCTGCCGGTCGTTATCGGCAAAGCGACTTATCCGGAAAAAATTCTGGAAACATTGCAGGAAAAGGCCGATGTCCGCGTGATGAATGCCTCCGCCATGGCGGAGGAGATGGGGAATCTCAAGGTTATGAATGTGATTCTGCTTGGGGCCATCATCAAATCCATGGGACTTCAGGATATTGAATGGGATGAAATTATCCGAAATAATGTAAAACCAAAATTTGTTGATCTGAATATTAAAGCGATGGCTGTCGGAATGGACGCCGTTAACTAA
- a CDS encoding cysteine-rich small domain-containing protein produces MCKKEFETENFKFFQNRDCEYFPCHKMENLDEFNCLFCYCPLYALGRDCGGGFEYTEKGIKNCTNCLVPHKKENYDRIIEKLLILIERVREQ; encoded by the coding sequence ATGTGTAAAAAAGAATTTGAAACAGAAAACTTCAAATTTTTCCAAAACAGGGATTGTGAATATTTTCCTTGCCATAAAATGGAAAATCTGGACGAGTTTAACTGTTTGTTTTGTTACTGTCCTTTATATGCGCTGGGAAGGGACTGCGGCGGTGGTTTTGAATACACGGAAAAGGGTATAAAGAACTGTACAAATTGCCTTGTTCCCCATAAAAAAGAGAACTATGACCGGATCATCGAAAAACTCCTGATTCTTATTGAGCGCGTTAGAGAGCAGTAG
- the plsY gene encoding glycerol-3-phosphate 1-O-acyltransferase PlsY: MSILIGLILVVAAYFIGNLDFAYIMVRAVKGEDVRNYGSGNAGTTNVLRTMGLKYAIPVFILDALKGSVVILAARLLGFSEAWVAAAGIAVVCGHNWPVCLGFRGGKGTATSIGVFIVFDWPIALICIAVGLIFLAIFRMMSLTSIIGMVSLPIAVLIKSIFITHGAVFTPELFFALFLCCSTVFQHRANIKRIMAGTESKVGQKVKMGGDDKKGN, from the coding sequence ATGAGTATACTTATTGGCTTGATTTTGGTTGTGGCGGCTTATTTTATCGGTAATCTTGATTTTGCCTATATTATGGTGCGCGCTGTAAAGGGTGAGGATGTCCGTAATTACGGAAGCGGTAACGCCGGAACGACAAATGTACTCCGGACGATGGGCCTGAAATACGCTATTCCTGTTTTTATTTTGGATGCGCTTAAGGGCTCTGTCGTGATTCTTGCAGCCAGACTGCTTGGCTTCAGTGAAGCCTGGGTAGCGGCTGCGGGAATCGCAGTGGTCTGCGGTCATAACTGGCCGGTCTGCCTTGGCTTTAGAGGCGGAAAGGGTACTGCCACCTCCATCGGCGTTTTTATCGTCTTTGACTGGCCGATTGCCCTGATCTGTATTGCCGTTGGACTGATCTTCCTGGCCATTTTCAGAATGATGTCGCTGACTTCCATTATTGGGATGGTATCCCTTCCGATTGCAGTTCTTATTAAAAGTATTTTTATTACACATGGGGCTGTTTTTACACCCGAACTGTTTTTTGCCTTGTTTCTCTGCTGCTCAACAGTGTTCCAGCACCGCGCCAACATCAAGCGGATTATGGCTGGCACCGAGAGCAAGGTAGGGCAGAAGGTTAAAATGGGTGGAGATGATAAGAAAGGCAACTAA
- a CDS encoding vitamin B12-dependent ribonucleotide reductase, with the protein MKELKDLFKRHFTKELEGSNKTVYDLFEWQNVDVNLTNYQTGATILSMEDLEFPVDYSQNACNIIASKYFRRRGIPNGLGYEHSMREVADRMVGFWADALKEEGIIETAEEWQIFYDEMVYALLKQMWAPNSPQWFNTGLARSYGIKGDKDDLYYYDEAAGEVKESDDRYTRTQSSACFILSIEDKLLGHHSISEHYVSETKLFKGGSGVGTNFSSLRGVNEKLSSGGQSSGMMSFLQGLDRNAGAIKSGGTTRRAAKMVIVDVDHPEIEEFVDWKVREEDKVRALGKMGYDTSMDGEAYRTVAGQNSNNSVRLNKEFMDAVINLEHEPDHKMTLKGRVDDAVNREVSVKELWQKINTASWACADPGLQFDDLFNAWHTCPGGEDGDTSKKENRINATNPCSEYAFLNDTACNLASINIFRFFDPETNKIDIERFSHLAGLIQLVLEASIYWGQFPTEDVARKSYLFRTTGLGLANAASLILALGYPYDSDEARNLIAALCGIMTGHSYYVSAMMAGKVGPFAKYEINSPYMKRVIRNHSRVAGYLTDDYEEMTYEPLKINHELLEEMGFLNISSRIKDAWKDAIDYGELSGYRNAQVSVIAPTGTISFAMDCGATSVEPFYNHVVFKKLVGGGSMEIVNPVMEIALKNLGYKPKEISDILGYMLDKDEKGYLRHDSLSGAPHIKPEHIPVFDTANTIRPEGHVLMVSAITPMISGSVSKTVNLPSDAEIEDVKKIHLLAYTTGAKAIAVYRDGCKASQPLSSGKQEEGEKHLEDCSYKELLEFARDCNQGVPNRRKPDGMRMSRTHAAKIGDIELYITIGFYDDGKIAEIFVSTDKDGTVVKGLLASLSKSISNMLQYNIPPEKISIMLRGQKYEPSGFVQRHPYIKYASSISDLISKVIDIECGDYSKCQVKPKAPLAKVDASTAAPTPETMPLQMEMEIEGEKLYGEVCSQCGSDRMVRNGTCKVCMDCGTTTGCS; encoded by the coding sequence TTGAAAGAGCTGAAAGATCTATTTAAAAGACATTTTACGAAAGAACTGGAAGGCAGTAATAAGACTGTCTACGATCTTTTCGAGTGGCAGAATGTTGACGTCAATTTAACAAATTATCAGACGGGCGCGACCATTTTGTCCATGGAAGATCTTGAATTTCCAGTTGATTATTCGCAAAATGCCTGTAATATTATAGCCAGCAAGTATTTCAGACGACGGGGAATCCCAAACGGTCTGGGCTATGAACACAGCATGCGTGAAGTTGCCGACCGCATGGTTGGCTTCTGGGCAGATGCTTTGAAAGAAGAAGGCATCATCGAGACCGCTGAAGAGTGGCAGATTTTTTACGACGAGATGGTTTACGCTCTGTTGAAACAGATGTGGGCGCCAAATTCACCGCAGTGGTTCAATACTGGCCTGGCCAGAAGCTATGGCATCAAAGGTGACAAGGACGACCTTTATTACTACGACGAGGCGGCCGGTGAGGTTAAAGAATCAGATGACCGCTATACCCGGACTCAGTCAAGCGCCTGCTTTATTTTGTCCATCGAGGACAAGCTGCTCGGCCATCACTCCATTTCTGAGCATTATGTCAGTGAGACAAAGCTGTTTAAAGGCGGTTCCGGTGTTGGCACAAACTTTTCATCGCTTCGCGGCGTGAATGAAAAGCTATCGAGCGGCGGGCAGTCCTCAGGAATGATGAGCTTCCTGCAAGGGCTTGACCGTAACGCAGGCGCCATTAAATCCGGCGGCACCACAAGACGTGCGGCTAAAATGGTCATTGTAGATGTGGACCATCCCGAAATTGAAGAATTTGTGGACTGGAAGGTTAGGGAAGAGGATAAAGTCCGCGCTCTTGGAAAGATGGGCTATGATACCTCCATGGACGGTGAGGCATACCGCACCGTTGCAGGGCAGAACTCAAATAACTCCGTCCGTTTAAATAAAGAATTCATGGATGCTGTCATCAATCTTGAGCACGAACCGGATCACAAAATGACTTTGAAGGGACGCGTAGACGACGCAGTTAACCGTGAAGTATCCGTCAAGGAGCTGTGGCAGAAAATCAACACAGCTTCCTGGGCCTGCGCCGATCCTGGACTTCAGTTCGACGATCTGTTTAACGCCTGGCATACCTGTCCCGGCGGTGAAGATGGCGATACCTCCAAAAAAGAAAACCGGATCAACGCGACAAACCCATGCTCAGAGTATGCTTTCCTAAATGATACAGCCTGTAACCTGGCATCCATCAATATTTTCCGCTTCTTTGACCCGGAAACCAACAAAATTGATATTGAACGGTTTTCACATTTAGCAGGACTGATCCAGCTGGTGCTGGAGGCTTCGATCTATTGGGGACAGTTCCCAACAGAAGATGTTGCCAGAAAAAGCTACCTGTTCCGCACCACTGGTCTGGGCCTTGCCAATGCTGCGTCATTGATTCTGGCGCTGGGCTATCCTTATGATTCCGATGAAGCCCGAAACCTGATCGCAGCTTTATGCGGCATTATGACAGGACATTCCTACTATGTTTCAGCCATGATGGCCGGAAAGGTCGGGCCTTTTGCGAAATATGAGATCAACAGTCCTTATATGAAGCGCGTTATCCGCAACCACAGCCGTGTCGCGGGCTATCTGACCGATGACTATGAGGAAATGACTTATGAACCGCTTAAAATCAATCATGAACTTTTAGAAGAAATGGGTTTCCTGAATATCAGCAGCCGTATCAAAGACGCGTGGAAGGATGCCATTGACTATGGTGAGCTGAGCGGCTACCGCAATGCGCAGGTTAGCGTTATCGCGCCGACCGGTACCATTTCCTTTGCCATGGACTGCGGCGCCACCTCTGTCGAACCCTTCTACAACCATGTGGTATTCAAAAAACTGGTAGGCGGCGGCTCCATGGAAATCGTGAATCCAGTGATGGAGATTGCCCTTAAAAATCTGGGTTACAAGCCAAAGGAAATTTCCGATATACTTGGTTACATGCTGGATAAGGATGAAAAAGGCTATCTGCGCCACGACAGTCTGTCCGGCGCGCCGCATATCAAGCCAGAGCATATTCCGGTTTTTGACACAGCCAATACCATCCGCCCAGAGGGCCATGTGCTCATGGTTTCGGCCATTACGCCGATGATCAGTGGTTCGGTTTCAAAGACTGTGAACCTGCCGTCAGACGCGGAGATAGAGGATGTTAAGAAAATTCATCTTCTGGCATACACTACCGGCGCCAAAGCCATTGCCGTTTACCGTGATGGCTGTAAGGCATCACAGCCTTTAAGCTCCGGTAAGCAGGAGGAAGGCGAAAAGCATCTGGAGGATTGTTCTTATAAGGAGCTTCTTGAATTTGCAAGAGACTGTAATCAGGGGGTTCCCAACCGGCGTAAACCAGACGGTATGCGTATGAGCCGTACCCATGCGGCTAAAATCGGCGATATTGAGCTTTATATCACCATCGGTTTTTATGATGATGGTAAAATTGCAGAAATTTTTGTATCCACCGATAAGGATGGTACAGTGGTTAAGGGACTGCTGGCTTCATTGTCCAAGTCCATCTCCAATATGCTTCAGTACAATATTCCGCCGGAAAAAATATCCATCATGCTGAGGGGCCAGAAGTACGAGCCGTCAGGCTTTGTCCAGAGGCATCCGTATATTAAATACGCATCCTCTATTTCTGACCTGATCTCCAAGGTCATTGATATTGAATGCGGTGATTATTCCAAATGCCAGGTGAAGCCGAAAGCTCCCCTCGCAAAGGTAGACGCCAGCACAGCAGCTCCGACACCGGAAACTATGCCGCTTCAGATGGAAATGGAAATTGAGGGTGAAAAACTCTATGGGGAAGTGTGCAGCCAGTGTGGCAGTGACCGCATGGTCCGCAATGGTACCTGTAAGGTTTGTATGGACTGCGGCACCACCACGGGCTGCAGCTGA
- a CDS encoding CsbD family protein codes for MSKDTGFTDQAKGEVKDRVGGATGDKGLQAEGMMDKAAGKIKEKANDVKEKAKDVADDVKDRMNK; via the coding sequence ATGAGCAAAGATACAGGATTTACCGATCAGGCAAAAGGCGAAGTAAAAGACCGAGTCGGCGGTGCAACAGGCGATAAGGGCTTACAGGCCGAAGGCATGATGGACAAGGCAGCCGGAAAAATCAAAGAAAAAGCAAATGACGTAAAAGAAAAAGCGAAAGATGTTGCAGATGATGTAAAGGATCGTATGAATAAATAA
- the proB gene encoding glutamate 5-kinase, giving the protein MRQTIKEAETIVIKMGTTSVTHANGTLNLKKLDQLARVLTDLENSGRKMVLVSSGAIGCGMNRLGLKERPKTLEAKQATASVGQGLLMEIYHKFFDEYHQNVGQILLTKDVFKHSIKRSNAINTFKALKNRSIIPIVNENDCIATDEIQEECFGDNDILSAMTADIVDADLLIILSDVDGLYDSNPNENEDAILLQTVETIDSDILNSAGCSTSGLGTGGMVTKIGAAKYATDRGINTIIASGEDVKVIYDILEGNEIGTFFIKQDLQEVQNVKKSND; this is encoded by the coding sequence ATGCGACAGACAATTAAGGAAGCAGAGACCATTGTCATCAAAATGGGCACCACCTCAGTAACCCATGCCAATGGTACCCTCAATTTAAAAAAGCTTGACCAGCTTGCAAGGGTTTTGACTGATCTTGAAAACAGTGGGAGAAAGATGGTTTTGGTATCTTCGGGTGCCATCGGCTGTGGCATGAACCGTTTGGGTTTAAAGGAACGGCCGAAGACACTGGAGGCCAAGCAGGCCACCGCTTCGGTGGGGCAGGGGCTTTTGATGGAGATTTATCATAAGTTTTTTGATGAATACCACCAGAATGTGGGGCAGATTCTGCTGACCAAGGATGTATTCAAGCATTCCATTAAAAGAAGCAATGCCATCAATACCTTCAAGGCACTGAAAAACCGCAGCATCATCCCGATCGTCAATGAAAATGACTGTATCGCGACGGATGAAATTCAGGAGGAGTGCTTTGGGGATAATGATATCCTGTCTGCCATGACTGCCGACATTGTGGACGCTGACCTTTTGATTATTCTCTCGGATGTGGATGGCCTGTACGATTCAAATCCCAATGAAAATGAGGATGCCATACTTCTCCAGACCGTTGAGACGATTGATTCCGATATTTTAAACAGCGCGGGATGTTCCACCTCCGGCCTTGGAACAGGCGGTATGGTGACCAAAATCGGGGCGGCTAAATACGCAACCGACCGGGGAATAAACACCATCATCGCATCCGGTGAGGATGTTAAAGTGATTTATGATATTTTAGAAGGCAATGAAATAGGAACATTTTTTATTAAACAGGATTTACAGGAGGTCCAAAATGTTAAAAAAAGTAATGATTAG
- a CDS encoding MGDG synthase family glycosyltransferase: MSKIFIFTASTGAGHNLAAKSIAQALSEYGFEVDVYDAFKESSAVLDKIVTKGYKQLVENVPKLYEQIYNQFNHMTPFQQNIFKMMTKVMNPEIVPMIHKEQPHLLISTHPFVTNILGTLKEHGAFDLPVLSFVTDYKIHSVYLHKKINAYVVGSEYTKETMIEKGVNPDIIYPFGIPIRQEFVEDTRKKAEIEDPTIRGTILLMAGSMGTRQMEKAFVALMKAQEKIKIIVVCGNNKKVERSIEFLNKVYETEDKVVEIHGFVDNIPELMDEADAIISKPGGLTSTEAIVKCIPMIIPYYYPGQEEENADYLVESGMAIKVDKIKELTSMVDFLIENKYIIQQMAENMSEEARNHSMEKTIELCKKLISEYEAGEIIPEL, encoded by the coding sequence ATGTCTAAGATCTTTATTTTTACAGCATCCACCGGTGCGGGACACAACCTGGCAGCAAAATCCATTGCCCAGGCTTTATCCGAATATGGTTTTGAGGTAGACGTTTATGATGCCTTCAAGGAAAGCAGCGCCGTTTTAGACAAAATCGTAACAAAGGGCTACAAGCAGCTGGTTGAAAATGTGCCAAAGCTTTATGAGCAGATTTATAACCAGTTCAACCACATGACGCCTTTTCAGCAGAATATTTTTAAGATGATGACAAAGGTTATGAATCCGGAAATTGTTCCCATGATTCATAAGGAACAGCCGCATCTGCTGATTTCAACCCATCCCTTTGTCACCAATATTTTAGGAACCTTAAAAGAGCACGGAGCCTTTGACCTGCCAGTGCTCTCTTTTGTGACCGATTATAAAATCCACAGCGTATACCTGCACAAAAAAATCAACGCCTATGTGGTGGGCAGTGAGTACACAAAGGAAACCATGATTGAAAAAGGGGTAAACCCGGACATTATCTATCCTTTCGGCATTCCCATAAGACAGGAGTTTGTGGAGGATACCCGAAAGAAAGCTGAGATCGAAGATCCAACGATCCGCGGTACAATACTGCTTATGGCGGGCAGTATGGGTACCAGACAGATGGAAAAAGCCTTTGTTGCGCTGATGAAGGCTCAGGAAAAAATTAAGATTATTGTGGTCTGTGGCAACAATAAAAAGGTCGAGCGCTCCATTGAGTTTTTAAACAAGGTCTATGAGACAGAGGATAAGGTTGTGGAAATTCATGGCTTTGTCGATAATATACCCGAGCTCATGGACGAGGCCGACGCTATTATCTCCAAGCCAGGCGGTCTGACAAGCACAGAGGCGATCGTCAAGTGTATTCCGATGATCATCCCCTATTATTATCCGGGACAGGAGGAAGAAAACGCCGATTATTTGGTGGAAAGCGGCATGGCCATCAAGGTGGACAAGATCAAGGAGCTGACCTCCATGGTTGATTTTCTTATTGAGAATAAATACATTATTCAGCAGATGGCTGAAAATATGTCTGAGGAAGCCAGAAACCATTCGATGGAAAAAACCATCGAGCTCTGTAAAAAACTGATTTCAGAATATGAAGCGGGAGAAATAATCCCGGAACTCTGA
- the rpsO gene encoding 30S ribosomal protein S15: MISKEEKERIIAEYQTHEGDTGSPEVQIAILTARINGLNEHFAVHKKDHHSRRGLLKMVGQRRGLLNYLKKKDIMRYRELIQRLGLRK, from the coding sequence ATGATTTCAAAAGAAGAAAAAGAACGCATTATTGCAGAGTACCAGACACACGAAGGTGACACTGGTTCTCCAGAAGTACAGATTGCTATTTTAACAGCAAGAATTAATGGTTTAAATGAACACTTTGCCGTTCATAAAAAAGACCATCACTCAAGAAGAGGTCTTCTGAAAATGGTCGGTCAGCGTAGAGGTTTATTAAACTATCTCAAAAAGAAAGATATCATGCGCTATCGTGAATTAATTCAGAGATTAGGCTTGAGAAAATAG